One region of Termitidicoccus mucosus genomic DNA includes:
- a CDS encoding hydroxyacid dehydrogenase yields the protein MPTDGMDAETWKKLLFEYRPTILASCWGTPRIPGEFIDAPEFSLHYLCHLAGTVRYVAPRRLLERDVLISNWGNTISHTIAEHAVLLTLAALRCTPEWRKIFTLPEKEQNAAVRALPTRRLCGKRVGLHGFGAIARELVPLLKAFHAEVLTHSDGVPVEELRRCGVRPCATMEELFASSDVLIECKALTERTRNLVTGRVLSLLPRDAVFVNIGRGAVVDEDALARLAAEKRIRVALDVFAQEPLPVTSELLATEGIVLSPHIAGPTLDSLPDCGQLALQNIRRYLDGKEIEAAVTPAVYDRAT from the coding sequence ATGCCGACCGACGGAATGGATGCGGAAACGTGGAAAAAACTGCTTTTCGAATACCGTCCGACCATTCTCGCAAGCTGCTGGGGCACGCCGCGCATCCCCGGTGAGTTCATCGATGCGCCGGAATTTTCGCTGCACTATCTCTGCCACCTCGCAGGCACGGTCCGCTACGTCGCTCCGCGCCGCCTGCTCGAAAGGGACGTGCTCATATCGAACTGGGGCAATACCATCAGCCACACCATCGCCGAACACGCCGTGCTGCTGACGCTGGCCGCGCTGCGTTGCACGCCGGAGTGGCGGAAGATCTTCACGCTGCCTGAAAAAGAACAAAATGCCGCCGTGCGCGCGCTACCCACCCGCAGGCTTTGCGGCAAGCGCGTCGGACTGCACGGCTTCGGGGCTATCGCGCGCGAACTCGTCCCCTTGCTCAAGGCGTTTCATGCGGAAGTGCTGACGCATTCCGATGGCGTGCCTGTCGAAGAACTCCGACGCTGCGGCGTGCGGCCCTGCGCCACCATGGAGGAATTGTTTGCCAGCAGCGACGTGCTCATCGAATGCAAGGCGCTCACCGAGCGGACGCGCAACCTCGTCACCGGCCGCGTGCTTTCGCTGCTCCCGCGGGATGCGGTATTCGTGAACATCGGACGCGGCGCGGTCGTGGACGAGGACGCGCTCGCCCGGCTTGCCGCCGAAAAACGCATCCGCGTGGCGCTCGACGTGTTCGCGCAGGAGCCGCTCCCGGTGACATCGGAACTGCTCGCCACCGAAGGCATTGTACTCTCCCCGCACATCGCCGGTCCCACGCTGGATTCGCTGCCGGATTGCGGACAACTGGCGCTGCAAAACATCCGCCGCTACCTCGATGGAAAGGAAATCGAGGCCGCTGTCACCCCTGCCGTCTATGACCGCGCCACGTGA
- a CDS encoding ADP-ribosylglycohydrolase family protein: protein MKPIAQLEERIRACWLGKNIGGTLGGPHEGKPGLLALDFYNPVPQGVLPNDDLDLQVVWMHHLLQGGHRTATPDILAEAWARHVAFPFDEYGIAHRNHAYGLKGAARGAFDNFFAESMGAAIRSEMWACLAPGEPSRAAALARADAVVDHCGDGVLAEVFHAALQSAAFVEAGRERLLETALAFLPAGSRLKRGLLDTRRWWAETADWREVRARVIARYATGNFTDVVCNLCFELLGWLDGGDDFGRALCTAVNCGLDTDCTGATLGALFGIMNPGAIPEKWAWPIGPDVVLSKEILDVPAPANLDTLTEWTLRLRAQLRDFAGEPEPPAPHAPAGENPVAGRIALAEASSADEKILSRSSPPDAAGWRERFAHGHWHRWAAADFPASVRLLKMRFRTGENQSVKLMAFYRPGLTAWVDGRCALVLPENWCAGDVFTAPSFHRAGQSAVVFAAGALPPGEHELIIACRRPERDCAADLVAGLGDPATNQWLPRAFLRSEE, encoded by the coding sequence ATGAAACCCATCGCGCAACTTGAGGAACGCATCCGCGCCTGCTGGCTGGGCAAAAACATCGGCGGCACGCTGGGCGGCCCCCACGAGGGCAAGCCCGGCCTGCTTGCGCTGGATTTTTATAATCCGGTCCCGCAAGGCGTGCTGCCCAACGACGACTTGGACTTGCAGGTCGTCTGGATGCACCACCTGCTGCAAGGCGGCCATCGCACTGCGACGCCCGACATCCTCGCCGAGGCGTGGGCGCGCCATGTTGCGTTTCCGTTTGACGAATACGGCATCGCGCATCGCAACCACGCCTACGGATTGAAGGGCGCCGCGCGCGGCGCGTTCGACAATTTTTTTGCCGAAAGCATGGGCGCGGCGATACGCAGCGAGATGTGGGCATGCCTCGCGCCCGGCGAGCCCTCCCGCGCCGCCGCGCTTGCGCGGGCCGACGCCGTGGTGGACCATTGCGGCGACGGCGTGCTCGCCGAGGTGTTTCACGCCGCGCTCCAGTCCGCCGCGTTTGTCGAGGCTGGTCGCGAGCGCCTGCTGGAAACTGCGCTGGCGTTTCTCCCCGCCGGTTCGCGTCTCAAGCGCGGCCTGCTCGACACGCGCCGCTGGTGGGCCGAAACCGCCGACTGGCGCGAAGTGCGCGCGCGCGTCATCGCGCGCTATGCCACGGGCAATTTCACCGACGTGGTCTGCAACCTTTGCTTCGAACTGCTCGGCTGGCTCGACGGCGGCGACGACTTTGGACGCGCCCTTTGCACGGCGGTCAACTGCGGCCTCGACACCGACTGCACGGGCGCGACCCTCGGCGCGCTTTTCGGCATCATGAACCCCGGTGCCATTCCCGAAAAATGGGCGTGGCCGATCGGGCCGGATGTCGTTCTCTCCAAGGAAATCCTCGACGTGCCCGCGCCCGCGAACCTCGACACGCTCACCGAGTGGACGCTGCGGCTGCGCGCGCAACTGCGCGATTTTGCCGGGGAGCCAGAACCGCCCGCGCCCCATGCGCCCGCCGGGGAAAACCCCGTCGCCGGTCGCATCGCCCTTGCCGAGGCCTCCTCCGCGGATGAAAAAATCCTCTCGCGATCCTCCCCGCCCGACGCCGCCGGCTGGCGGGAGCGTTTCGCCCACGGGCACTGGCATCGCTGGGCCGCCGCCGATTTTCCCGCATCCGTGCGGCTCCTGAAAATGCGTTTCCGCACCGGCGAAAACCAGTCCGTGAAGCTGATGGCCTTTTATCGTCCCGGACTCACCGCCTGGGTTGACGGACGGTGCGCGCTGGTCCTGCCGGAAAACTGGTGCGCGGGCGATGTGTTCACCGCGCCGTCGTTTCATCGCGCCGGCCAAAGCGCCGTCGTTTTCGCGGCGGGCGCGCTGCCGCCCGGCGAACACGAGTTGATCATCGCGTGCCGCCGCCCAGAGCGTGATTGCGCCGCCGACTTGGTCGCGGGGCTTGGCGACCCCGCGACCAACCAGTGGCTCCCGCGCGCCTTCCTGCGATCCGAAGAATAA
- a CDS encoding MFS transporter, with protein sequence MPAQHHKTASDDKVSFGQKLAYGAGGYADNLMQNSVNQMAKPVFNMTLGVDPGLLTTALALPRLWDAIIDPFIGTASDNARTRWGRRKPFVVVGATLCGLLFALLWMVPHGWPKAGYLAHFFIVVMLFYTAYAVFTVPYGAVGIEMSPDYHERTRVVAFRTFFSGIAGISTSWMLWLSQRSVFTDALHGMHWVGLGVGLTMIVLGVMPALFVKERGQTKARKQRKVPLLPSLKESITIKSFRLILLIIVLMSIGLFMVNGLGYYINIYYVFGGDMRAASAIQGVTGTVYQVSGMLALPLITMASSRFGKRRTLFVCLFLPLVGTIAKWFCYTPSYPYLQVVPPLLMSPGLACLWTLLGSMLADVTDVDELKHGVRREGTLNAIYMWASKLGTSAAVLMSGYVISFSGFKAEFGGAQTPESMLVMRALVAFLPALSIAAAIIIVKRFPIGEAEAYATRKELEHRRAMAPRSAQ encoded by the coding sequence ATGCCCGCGCAACACCACAAGACCGCAAGTGACGACAAGGTTTCCTTTGGCCAGAAACTCGCTTATGGCGCGGGCGGCTATGCGGACAACCTGATGCAGAACAGCGTCAACCAAATGGCCAAGCCTGTGTTCAACATGACGCTGGGCGTTGACCCCGGCCTGCTCACCACCGCGCTCGCGCTGCCGCGCCTCTGGGACGCGATCATCGACCCGTTCATCGGCACCGCCTCCGACAACGCGCGCACCCGCTGGGGCCGGCGCAAGCCCTTTGTCGTCGTCGGGGCGACGCTTTGCGGACTGCTTTTCGCGCTGCTCTGGATGGTGCCGCACGGCTGGCCCAAGGCCGGCTACCTCGCGCACTTTTTCATTGTCGTGATGCTCTTCTACACGGCGTATGCTGTGTTCACCGTCCCCTACGGAGCCGTCGGCATCGAGATGAGTCCGGACTATCACGAACGGACGCGCGTGGTGGCCTTTCGCACGTTTTTCAGCGGCATCGCCGGCATCAGCACCTCATGGATGCTCTGGCTCTCGCAGCGCAGCGTCTTCACCGACGCGCTGCACGGCATGCACTGGGTCGGACTCGGCGTCGGGCTCACGATGATAGTGCTCGGCGTCATGCCCGCGCTTTTTGTCAAAGAGCGCGGACAGACCAAGGCGCGCAAGCAGCGCAAGGTTCCGTTGCTGCCCAGCCTGAAGGAATCCATCACCATAAAATCCTTCCGTCTTATATTGCTGATCATAGTGTTGATGTCTATCGGCCTGTTCATGGTGAACGGCCTCGGGTATTATATAAATATTTATTATGTATTCGGTGGCGACATGCGTGCAGCATCGGCGATCCAAGGAGTCACTGGAACAGTGTATCAAGTGAGCGGAATGCTGGCGCTGCCGTTGATCACGATGGCGTCTTCGCGCTTTGGCAAACGGCGCACGCTCTTTGTCTGCCTCTTCCTGCCGCTCGTCGGCACCATTGCCAAGTGGTTCTGCTACACGCCATCATATCCCTACCTGCAAGTGGTGCCACCGCTGCTGATGTCGCCCGGCCTGGCGTGCCTGTGGACATTGCTGGGGTCCATGCTCGCCGATGTCACCGATGTGGACGAACTCAAGCACGGTGTAAGACGGGAGGGCACGCTCAATGCGATCTACATGTGGGCGTCCAAGCTCGGCACCTCGGCAGCGGTGCTCATGTCCGGCTATGTGATTTCATTTTCCGGCTTCAAGGCCGAGTTCGGCGGCGCGCAGACGCCGGAGTCCATGCTGGTGATGCGCGCACTGGTGGCGTTTTTGCCCGCCCTGTCAATCGCCGCCGCCATCATCATCGTAAAAAGATTTCCCATAGGTGAGGCCGAGGCCTATGCCACGCGCAAAGAACTGGAGCATCGCCGCGCCATGGCGCCCCGGTCTGCCCAATAA
- a CDS encoding LacI family DNA-binding transcriptional regulator has protein sequence MKNTPRITMAAVARSAKVSSMTVSRALRDDDSIPANTRERIKKIAEKLGYRPDPMVSQLMARLRVSRTVGTMPIAWLTAHPAENTWRGLPTSGEIYTGARARAEQLGYRLEAFWLRAPGMTGRRMSDILYSRGIRGIVIPPLPAGGGTIDLAWERFACATCGYSLRQPVLHRACSHQFHAARIAWDNFAKLGKRRIGLAFSVAWDRQLDGHLLAGFLREQHDATASRRVPPLVAPALTREVFMRWFRQHRPDAILGAPQARDWLRDAGAAEKCALALINIEDGDGTFRGVNHHLRELGESAVDLVAVQLSSNQSGIPAVPKVVLVECSWHEPVAALR, from the coding sequence ATGAAAAACACCCCAAGAATCACGATGGCCGCAGTCGCGCGGTCGGCTAAAGTTAGCTCGATGACCGTGTCGAGGGCGCTGCGGGATGATGATTCTATTCCCGCGAACACCCGGGAGCGGATAAAAAAAATCGCGGAAAAGCTCGGCTATCGTCCCGACCCGATGGTTTCGCAACTCATGGCGCGCCTGCGCGTGAGCCGGACCGTCGGCACGATGCCCATTGCATGGCTCACGGCGCATCCCGCGGAAAACACGTGGCGCGGGCTTCCCACCAGCGGGGAAATTTACACCGGGGCTCGCGCACGGGCTGAGCAACTCGGTTACCGCTTGGAAGCGTTCTGGCTGCGGGCGCCCGGCATGACAGGGCGGCGCATGAGTGACATTTTATACAGCCGCGGCATTCGCGGCATCGTCATCCCTCCGTTGCCCGCCGGAGGCGGCACGATCGATTTGGCGTGGGAGCGTTTTGCGTGCGCCACCTGCGGCTATTCGCTCCGGCAGCCCGTGCTCCACCGCGCGTGCAGCCACCAGTTTCACGCCGCGCGCATCGCATGGGACAACTTTGCCAAACTGGGCAAACGGCGCATCGGCCTCGCGTTTTCCGTGGCGTGGGACCGGCAGCTCGACGGGCATCTGCTCGCCGGATTCTTGCGTGAACAGCACGACGCGACCGCCTCACGTCGCGTACCGCCGCTCGTCGCACCGGCGCTCACGCGCGAGGTGTTCATGCGGTGGTTTCGCCAGCACCGGCCCGACGCCATCCTCGGCGCTCCTCAGGCGCGCGATTGGCTGCGGGATGCCGGAGCGGCGGAAAAATGCGCGCTCGCGCTGATCAATATCGAGGACGGCGACGGCACCTTCCGGGGCGTCAACCACCATTTGCGCGAACTCGGAGAGTCCGCGGTTGACCTCGTCGCCGTCCAGCTCAGCTCCAATCAGTCCGGGATTCCCGCCGTGCCCAAGGTGGTGCTGGTGGAATGCTCATGGCACGAGCCGGTGGCGGCGTTACGATAA
- a CDS encoding BNR-4 repeat-containing protein: MMTRTTPDAPASPSNATADRTVLPAPVNGYRGIWYALGYVYEHGDKYSGGLGTYTADHVPMAVYAPAVKKTFFTYGGTTGETQRQLVIMVSYYDHARHEIPRPVALHTDIGVDDPHDNATLHIDADGHIWIFKSGRALMRPGIIYKSRAPYSIEAFENVSQQEFTYPQAWPVDGDGWLMLFTKYRHAQPPHLHRELYWKTSRDGRGWSADTKLAGFGGHYQVSARAGRRIGTFFNWHPGGDNDRRTNIYYAQTDDFGKTWTNVAGKPLALPLPGPVNDALVEDLQSHGRLAYTSDLNFDETGAPVLLFVTSSAAEPGPRGEPREWTTLHWRDGAWRRRVVTTTGHNYDMGSLYVHGKKWGIVAPSERGPQAPWAGGEMALWVSPDEGATWKRDVQITKNSLYNHSYARRPIGATDPFYSFWADGDPTRMSRSHLYFCDSTGRNVWRLPYNMDAATAKPEKIRT, from the coding sequence ATGATGACGCGCACCACCCCGGACGCTCCCGCATCCCCCAGCAACGCCACGGCAGATCGCACCGTGCTGCCCGCCCCGGTCAATGGTTACCGGGGCATCTGGTATGCCCTCGGCTATGTGTATGAGCACGGCGACAAATACTCCGGCGGACTGGGGACATATACCGCGGACCACGTGCCGATGGCGGTTTACGCCCCGGCGGTCAAAAAAACCTTTTTCACCTACGGCGGCACGACCGGCGAGACGCAGCGGCAGCTCGTCATCATGGTCTCCTACTATGACCACGCGCGGCACGAGATTCCGCGCCCGGTGGCGCTGCACACCGACATCGGCGTGGACGACCCGCACGACAACGCCACGCTGCATATCGACGCGGACGGTCATATATGGATTTTCAAGAGCGGTCGCGCGCTCATGCGGCCCGGCATTATATACAAAAGCCGTGCGCCTTATTCCATTGAAGCGTTTGAAAACGTCTCACAGCAGGAGTTCACCTATCCGCAGGCGTGGCCTGTTGACGGCGACGGATGGCTGATGCTGTTTACCAAATATCGGCACGCGCAGCCGCCCCACCTGCACCGCGAGCTGTATTGGAAAACCAGCCGTGACGGCCGCGGCTGGAGCGCCGACACCAAGCTCGCGGGCTTCGGCGGCCACTATCAGGTCAGCGCGCGCGCCGGCCGGAGAATCGGCACGTTTTTCAACTGGCATCCCGGCGGCGACAATGACCGGCGCACGAATATCTACTATGCGCAGACAGACGATTTTGGCAAAACTTGGACCAATGTCGCGGGCAAACCCCTCGCGCTGCCGCTCCCGGGGCCGGTCAACGACGCGCTGGTCGAGGATTTGCAATCGCATGGACGACTCGCTTACACCAGCGACCTCAATTTCGACGAAACCGGCGCCCCTGTGCTGCTTTTTGTGACAAGCAGCGCCGCCGAACCCGGTCCGAGGGGCGAGCCGCGCGAGTGGACGACACTGCATTGGCGTGACGGCGCATGGCGTCGTCGCGTCGTCACCACAACGGGTCATAATTACGACATGGGCAGCCTCTACGTGCATGGAAAGAAGTGGGGCATCGTCGCGCCCAGTGAGCGCGGTCCGCAGGCGCCGTGGGCCGGCGGCGAGATGGCGCTTTGGGTTTCGCCCGACGAAGGCGCGACATGGAAACGCGACGTCCAGATAACAAAAAACAGCCTGTATAATCATAGTTACGCCCGCCGCCCGATCGGCGCGACGGACCCGTTTTATTCATTCTGGGCCGACGGCGATCCCACGAGGATGAGTCGTTCGCATCTCTATTTCTGCGACTCCACCGGACGCAACGTCTGGCGGCTTCCCTACAACATGGACGCCGCAACCGCCAAACCGGAAAAGATCCGGACATGA
- a CDS encoding TonB-dependent siderophore receptor produces the protein MRLHLPFWLGLVMIFAATLRAQQAPANAADDDELVILSPFEVRTDRDVGYAAASALTGTRTDSLIKETPIAISIVTRELLDDLNLTDSMAIAEWANNTLPADYSSNESFAANDMQVRFRGVGATLPTRNYFLWYDNSDSYNTERVDFARGPNGVLFGDGNLGGIATTWTKRAKLNKNERKLAFAADNYGGYRATLDVNQAIGKNVAVRVNALTQHTENWRDGVEGKREGAHLAATWRITRNTSVRVEGEWAQRRVPLYATTYAERMSYWDGTSYYDAKDNASFKPGTAQGAQRTGSVSSDRHWLWVPAVPQAGYSNWSQTYRSNGTGVRMDINPNPYIAGVPLLPYVEYNLQPTNDVVNAKYHTYTAYISHRITPGLSVELAYNQLRTDKDGTSDQAVQWNEGNEYRIDLNKYLPNKDAAGNFILNPKFGKPYSDQRLSQFESGSFVRDLRLSLSWQFDKRHISEALSVLAGSRWNDTYQRGYVLAKIENNTPGLTYARIRLYWDEPQRYNTNAAATAIQAAAGAPYGWRTTNRTDSSQDLMYAQVVSSTKLLARRLNVILGARYDKYEGRQRAGATSGKYGYDATGYPIIQDEPYVDADPVSYNAGLVFRVTPSIGVYGSYAESFSIPVAGPGNIDGSPSKVATSESREFGVKFEFFDGRLSGAINYYNSRQVGRYAYESQRRTEINQIWNIMGLPDNEIPSYRDTQDYVGNGYELDLVANPSKSLRIMANLALPETEADDLMPGLRNYFNTHVTAWQAAADDPSMPVTDADQIRTHIDSIRTTLNTLTPGTKLNNTVNYSANLYGTYTFQGGFLKRLAIGLGANIRGRNKISAYSNDAYNYIYADSYVVYSGHISYSKRFGKVNARFQLNIANLLDNDDRVYTGSQNYREGGITANPIITVPGAFRYIDPRKITLTASFTF, from the coding sequence ATGCGTCTTCATCTGCCCTTCTGGCTTGGCTTGGTCATGATTTTTGCCGCGACGTTGCGTGCCCAGCAAGCGCCGGCGAATGCAGCGGATGACGACGAGCTTGTCATCCTGTCACCCTTCGAGGTAAGGACGGACCGCGATGTCGGCTACGCCGCTGCCAGCGCGCTGACCGGCACGCGCACCGACAGCCTCATCAAGGAAACGCCCATCGCCATTTCCATCGTCACACGCGAGTTGCTGGACGACCTGAATCTAACCGACAGCATGGCCATCGCCGAGTGGGCCAACAACACCCTCCCTGCGGACTACAGTTCCAACGAATCCTTCGCCGCCAACGACATGCAGGTGCGATTCCGCGGCGTCGGCGCCACGCTGCCCACGCGCAATTATTTCCTCTGGTATGATAATTCCGACAGCTACAACACCGAGCGCGTGGACTTTGCGCGTGGCCCCAACGGCGTGCTCTTCGGCGACGGCAACCTCGGCGGCATCGCCACCACGTGGACAAAGCGCGCCAAGCTGAACAAAAACGAGAGAAAACTGGCGTTTGCCGCCGACAACTACGGTGGCTACCGCGCGACCCTCGACGTCAACCAGGCCATCGGCAAAAACGTCGCCGTGCGGGTGAACGCGCTCACACAGCACACGGAGAACTGGCGCGACGGCGTGGAGGGAAAGCGCGAGGGCGCGCACCTCGCTGCCACTTGGCGCATCACGCGCAACACCAGCGTCCGCGTCGAGGGCGAATGGGCGCAGCGCAGAGTCCCCCTGTATGCAACCACGTATGCGGAAAGGATGTCCTACTGGGACGGCACCTCCTATTACGACGCCAAGGACAATGCCAGCTTCAAACCCGGCACAGCGCAGGGTGCGCAGCGCACCGGCTCCGTCTCCTCCGACCGCCACTGGCTCTGGGTGCCCGCTGTCCCCCAGGCCGGCTACAGCAACTGGTCGCAAACCTACCGGAGCAACGGCACCGGTGTCCGCATGGACATCAATCCAAACCCATACATAGCCGGTGTGCCCCTGCTCCCCTACGTCGAATACAACCTGCAGCCGACCAACGACGTGGTAAACGCCAAATACCACACCTACACCGCCTACATCAGCCACCGCATCACGCCGGGCCTGTCCGTCGAACTGGCCTACAACCAGCTCAGAACCGACAAGGACGGCACCAGCGACCAGGCCGTGCAATGGAACGAAGGCAATGAATACAGAATCGACCTGAACAAATACCTGCCGAACAAGGACGCCGCCGGTAATTTCATCCTCAATCCCAAATTCGGCAAACCTTACTCCGACCAGCGTCTCTCCCAGTTTGAGTCCGGCTCGTTTGTGCGCGATCTGCGCCTGTCGCTGAGCTGGCAGTTTGACAAAAGACACATCTCGGAAGCCCTCAGCGTGCTTGCCGGCTCCCGCTGGAACGACACCTACCAGCGCGGTTACGTCCTTGCGAAAATCGAGAACAACACACCGGGCCTCACCTACGCCCGCATCCGCCTTTACTGGGACGAACCGCAGCGCTACAATACCAACGCCGCGGCCACCGCGATCCAGGCGGCCGCCGGCGCACCCTACGGCTGGCGCACGACCAACCGCACCGACTCCTCGCAGGACCTGATGTATGCGCAGGTAGTCAGCTCGACCAAGCTGCTGGCGCGGCGGCTGAACGTCATTCTCGGCGCGCGTTACGACAAATACGAAGGCCGCCAGCGCGCCGGTGCCACCTCGGGTAAATACGGCTACGACGCCACCGGCTACCCGATCATACAAGACGAGCCATATGTTGACGCCGATCCCGTGAGCTACAATGCCGGGCTGGTCTTCCGTGTCACGCCAAGCATCGGTGTTTACGGCAGCTATGCCGAGTCCTTCTCCATCCCGGTCGCCGGCCCTGGAAACATTGATGGCAGCCCGTCGAAAGTCGCCACCAGCGAATCCCGCGAGTTCGGCGTCAAGTTCGAATTTTTCGACGGCAGGCTCTCCGGCGCGATCAATTATTATAATTCGCGGCAGGTCGGACGCTACGCCTATGAAAGCCAGCGGCGCACGGAAATAAACCAAATATGGAATATCATGGGGCTTCCCGACAACGAAATTCCTTCCTATCGCGACACGCAGGATTACGTGGGCAACGGCTACGAGTTGGATCTCGTTGCCAATCCCTCCAAAAGCCTCCGCATCATGGCCAATCTAGCCCTCCCCGAGACCGAGGCTGATGACCTGATGCCCGGCCTGCGCAATTATTTCAACACCCACGTGACGGCGTGGCAGGCGGCGGCGGACGACCCATCCATGCCGGTCACCGACGCGGACCAGATCAGGACGCACATCGACTCCATCCGTACCACGCTCAACACGCTCACGCCGGGCACCAAGCTCAACAACACCGTCAACTACAGCGCGAACCTCTATGGGACCTACACATTCCAAGGCGGGTTTCTGAAGCGCCTTGCCATCGGTCTCGGTGCGAACATCCGCGGGCGCAACAAAATCAGCGCCTACAGCAACGATGCCTACAATTATATCTACGCCGACAGTTATGTTGTGTATAGCGGACACATTTCCTACAGCAAACGCTTCGGCAAAGTGAACGCGCGCTTCCAACTCAATATCGCCAATTTGCTGGACAATGACGACCGGGTTTACACCGGCAGCCAGAATTACCGCGAGGGCGGAATAACGGCCAATCCCATCATCACGGTGCCCGGCGCGTTTCGTTATATTGATCCGCGAAAAATCACCTTAACGGCCTCGTTTACCTTTTAA